GCCGCAGTGGAGTCGCTCGAGCCGAACACGCCGTCGACGCCGGGCCCCTCGTCGAACGTCAGGTCGTACCGCGCGAGCAGCCTGCCGTCGGCGAGATTCAGGAGGTCTCGCCTGGTGGGCGCAACCACCAGCAGCCGCTTCATGCTCGTCGATCCCTCCAGTGCGCGAGCGTTTCGCCCGCCGCCGCGGCGGCGGTTGGCAGATGGTAGCGACCGATCGCGTCCCGCGCGACTCAGCCCCAGAGGCGGGCGGCGGCCTCCGCGATCGTGCGCAGCTTGGCGCGCTCGTCGTCCACGGTGACGGCGTTGCCGATCACGGACGTCGCGAACCCGCACTGCGGCGAGATCGCGAGCCGCTCGAGGTCGATGTGCGCGGCGGCCTCGCGCGTGCGCCGCTGGAGTTCGTCGGCGGTCTCCCGGCGTCCGGACTTCGTCGTGACCAGCCCGAGCACCACCATACGGTCGTCGGGCACCTCGCGCAGCGGCTCGAACCCGCCGGACCGCTCGTCGTCGTACTCGAGCAGCAGCCGCTGCGCCCGGACGCCGCGGAACACGCGTGGCGCGATCGGGTCGTAGCCGCCGGACACGAGCCAGCGGCTGCCCTGGTTGCCGCGGCAGAGGTGGAAGCCGAACGTGACCCCCGGCGCCGCGTCGATCACCGCGTTGTCGAGCTCGATGCCGCGGTCGAGCCATCGCTCCAGCGTCCAGCCCTGCGATTCGTAGAACGCCCGCGTGGCGGGATCGATCAGCAGCGGGTAGTGGGGCGCGTCGAGCTGGAGGTAGACGGCGCCCAGCCGGGCCAGCTCCCGCACCTCGTCGCACATGATGGCCACGACGTCCTCGAGGAACGCGTCCAGGGTCGGATAGGCGTCGCGCGACACGTCCGGCGACCAGAGGTTCGCGTATAGGCTGGGGCTTGTCAGCGTCACCTTCGGGATCCGCGTGGTGCGGCCGCGCAGGTACGTGAGCTCCTCGGCCGCGATGTGCCGGCGCCTCGCGAGCGGCTGTTTCACGCCGAGCCGGGGCGGCCGGTCGGTGGCCTTGTCGCCGACGTCCTGGCCGCCGTGCCACTCGCCCCAGAGGTAGGCATCGAGCGGAACCTCGCCGAAGCCGTCGACCGCGTCCGGCAGGCCGCTCTGGAAGGACAGGCGGCGCATCTCGCCGTCGGTCACGACGTCGATGCCGGCCTGCTCCTGGAGGCGCACGGCGGCGTCGACGGCCTCGTCCTCGATGCGCTTGAACTCCGGCGGGGCAAGGTCACCGCGCTCGAAGCGCTCACGGGCGGCG
The sequence above is a segment of the Gaiellales bacterium genome. Coding sequences within it:
- a CDS encoding cobalamin-independent methionine synthase II family protein, whose product is MVRAHTDVVGSLLRPPELLAARERFERGDLAPPEFKRIEDEAVDAAVRLQEQAGIDVVTDGEMRRLSFQSGLPDAVDGFGEVPLDAYLWGEWHGGQDVGDKATDRPPRLGVKQPLARRRHIAAEELTYLRGRTTRIPKVTLTSPSLYANLWSPDVSRDAYPTLDAFLEDVVAIMCDEVRELARLGAVYLQLDAPHYPLLIDPATRAFYESQGWTLERWLDRGIELDNAVIDAAPGVTFGFHLCRGNQGSRWLVSGGYDPIAPRVFRGVRAQRLLLEYDDERSGGFEPLREVPDDRMVVLGLVTTKSGRRETADELQRRTREAAAHIDLERLAISPQCGFATSVIGNAVTVDDERAKLRTIAEAAARLWG